One Hippoglossus hippoglossus isolate fHipHip1 chromosome 13, fHipHip1.pri, whole genome shotgun sequence genomic window carries:
- the LOC117772848 gene encoding ADP-ribosylation factor 6-like yields the protein MGVCGSKLRKQSQVLMLGLDGSGKTTLLYKLMYNESVVTVPTVGFNVESLETDRSSPSLTVWDVGGQRKMRPHWKHYYTDTAGLVFVVDSCDQTRLDEARKELHRVLRYESLRGVPLVVLANKQDLPAALSPEALCLKLDLSRVCDGRTWFIQPCSATTGMGLEEGFRRIVYLMKTPLKQTQEDIKVKMRSKGFSATAVKQVLLCSR from the exons ATGGGTGTTTGTGGATCCAAGCTTCGGAAGCAGTCACAGGTCCTGATGCTGGGCCTGGACGGCTCAGGGAAGACCACCCTCCTCTACAAACTGATGTACAACGAGAGCGTGGTGACTGTGCCGACCGTGGGCTTCAACGTGGAGTCGCTGGAGACGGACAGGAGCAGCCCGAGCCTGACAGTGTGGGACGTGGGGGGCCAGAGGAAGATGAGGCCCCACTGGAAGCATTACTACACTGACACGGCCGGACTGGTGTTCGTGGTGGACAGCTGCGATCAGACGCGGCTGGACGAGGCCCGCAAAGAACTCCATCGg GTCCTGAGATACGAGAGTCTCCGAGGCGTCCCTCTCGTTGTCCTCGCCAACAAACAGGACCTTCCAGCAGCTCTGAGCCCAGAGGCGCTTTGTCTGAAACTGGACCTGAGCAGAGTGTGTGACGGCAGAACCTGGTTCATCCAGCCCTGCTCTGCCACCACTGGAATGGGACTCGAGGAGGGCTTCCGGAGGATAGTGTATCTGATGAAGACCCCACTGAAACAGACTCAAGAGGACATTAAGGTTAAGATGAGGTCAAAGGGCTTCAGTGCCACAGCCGTGAAGCAAGTCTTGCTCTGCAGCAGGTGA